In the Acetobacterium sp. KB-1 genome, CAAAAGTACCTGCCGCAGAAAAAATTGATGTTGATGAAAACGGCGTAATTGCGCCCTGACCGGCGAAATCATGAAAATGCCCGGGTTACCAAAAGTACCTGCCGCAGAAAAAATTGATGTTGATGAAAACGGCGTAATTGCGCCCTGACCGGCGAAATCATGAAAATGCCCGGGTTACCAAAAGTACCTGCCGCAGAAAAAATTGATGTTGATGAAAACGGCGTAATTGCTGGTTTATTCTAGAAAAAATGATGCCGACAAGGATTCTGTCAGAACCCTTGTCGGTTCAATAAGAACGACTAAATAATATACAAAAGATTGAAGTGGAGTTAGCAAATGGAATTTGATGCAGTAGGAACCAATCTGAGTTCGATATCAGAAAAAAAATGTACAGAATTTGTTGAAGCCCTATACAGTAAAGCAGCTGTTCCGGGCGGTGGTGGTGCAGCTGCTTTAGTTGGAGCAATCGGAACGGCATTAGCCGGAATGGTTGGTAATCTAACGACTGGCAAGAAGAAATATGCGGAATATGAAGACGATATTCAGCGTATTTTAAAAGAATCGTTGATTCTTCAAGATCGTTTATTAGCAATGATCGATGAAGACGCAAAAAACTTTTTGCCGTTGTCCAAAGCTTATGGCCTTCCCAAAGAAACTGAAGAAGAAAAAGCTTTTAAAGAAAAAACTTTAGAAGAATGTACAAAGGTAGCGTGTAGCATCCCGCTAGAAATTGTTGAGGTATGTTACAAAGCTGTTTTAATCCAGGAAGAATTAGTGGGAAAAGGTTCTGCCTTAGCGATTAGTGATGTCGCCTGTGGGGTGCAATGTTTAAGAGCAGCGATGATCAGCGGCTGGGTAAATGTTTTAATTAACATTAAAACAATAAAAGATCAAGACTATGTCGCAGACGTTAATAATAGAATCAAGCCAATGTTAGAAAAAGGTATAAAAATCTGTGATCGCGTTTATGCGCAAGTTGAAAAACAACTTTCATAAAGAGTTAAGTCCAAAAATTTTGAATCAAGAGGAGTATTATAATTATGGCAGCAAAATTATTAAGTGGAAAAGAAGTAAGCGAATCAGTATTGGCTCAAGTACTAAAGGATGCTAATGAATTAAAAGGCAAAGGCATTCAGGTAAAAATGGCGATTATGCGAGTTGGCGAAGACGCCGGTTCTATTTCTTACGAAAAAAGCATTATTACCCGAATGGGAAAATCAAATATCGAAGTTGAATCTGTTCAATTCCCAATTGATGTAACAGAAGCTGACTTCATTGCGAAGCTTGAAGCAATCAATGCAGATAAAAACATTCATTCTGTTTTAATCTTCCAACCGCTTCCAGATCAAATTGATGCTGATAAAATCAAATATATGTTAAGCCCTGAAAAAGATCCTGATGCCCTTAACCCGACTAATCTGGGTAAGTTGATGATCGCCGATGAAAGAGGATTCTTCCCATGTACTGCTGAAGGCGTTATGGAAATGTTCAAATTCTATAACATTGATGTTAAAGGTAAAGACGTTGTTGTTATTAATAACTCTAACGTATTGGGAAAACCGCTGACAATTATGTTAACAAATGAATTTGCGACCGTAACGATGTGTCACGTTCATACAAAAGATACCGCTTCCTTCACTAAAAAAGCAGATATTGTTGTCACCGCTTGTGGTATTTATGGTTTAGTTAAACCAGAAATGTTAAGTGAAGATTGTATTTTAATCGATGTGGCAATGTCTCAGATGAAAGACGAAAATAAAGAATTTGTTTTAAATGCAGAAGGCAAAAAAATCCGTGCAGGAGATGCGCATGTAGACTGTTTAGACAAGGTTGCAATGATTACTTCGGCAACACCGGGATGCGGCGGCGGAACTGGCCCAATCACAACAGCATTACTGGCAGCTCATGTCATTAAAGCTTGTAAAATGCAAAGCGGATTACTATAAATTCCCAAAAATCAAAGGAGGTATACAATTGGAGGATTACACGAAGTTTAAACTAAAGAGAAAGGAAGAGCTTGAGGCAGTTCTAACCGACAAAGATGATTTGTTTGTTATCGCTTGTAACAAATGCTTTAAAGAACTCGATAGCTTTGACGAGCCGGAGTGCGGTTTGTTTGAAGCGATTGCCAAAGAACAAGGCAAGACGATCGTCGGCTCAGCTCAAATCGATTTTCTGTGCAACGAACCGTTGACATCGAAAAGCTTTGAAGAGCTTCTTCCGAAAGAAGCTAAAAATGTGTTTGTTATTTCATGTGGTCTGGGTATTCAGACAATTGCAGGATTGGCTGAAATCCCAGTATATGCTGGCAGCGATTCCGTTATTGCTGATGGCCATCATGGAATGGCATTAACAACGACCTTATGCGATGCATGTGGACAGTGTTACTTGAACTTGACCGGCGGGATCTGCCCAATCGTTGATTGTTCAAAGAGTTTGTTAAACGGCCAATGCGGCGGCGCCAAAAATGGCAAATGTGAAGTAGATAAAGAAATGGATTGCGGATGGCAGCTTATCTATGATCGGCTAAAGAAACAAGGACGTTTGCAAGAATTATTGGACCAGCCAGTGGAACTTCGGGATTATTCCAAAGTCAACTACAAATTTATCGACGAATACGTGAAATCTGTTCGGGAAGAACGATATGAAGGTTACTATGGCGGAATCCACCCAACTGAGTGGAAAGAGTTAAGTGAACACTGCTCATTGGTACGTTTCCCGGAACCGGTAAATGTCGTAATTCCAATGTCGCAACATGCCGGTGCGCCCGCTGAACCGATTGTAAAAGTTGGACAACAGGTAAAAATGGGTCAGAAAATTGCTCAAGCAGTAGGCCTTATCAGTAGTGGTATTCATGCCAGTGTCAGCGGTACCGTTGTTGCCGTTGAACCGCGACGACATCCAATTAGCGGTCTTGACAGCTTAGCCGTTGTCATTCAATCAGACGGTAAGAACACCCTCGACGAGTCGGTAAAACCGGCTGGAGAACTTGATAAACTTTCTGCTGATGAAATTATTGAAATTGTCCGTGAAAAAGGTGTTGTCGGTATGGGTGGGGCTGGATTCCCAACGGCCGTTAAACTTAAATCACCTAAACCAATCGAACTGGTATTACTTAATGGCTGTGAATGTGAACCAATTTTGACAGCCGATCATCAGGTGCTATTGGCGTATGCTGATGAAGTGATCTATGGTTTAAAAGCCATGATGAAAGCATCCGGCGCACCAAAAGGTGTGATTGCCATTGAAGACAATAAGCTTGATGCAGTTGAATTACTGCAGGCAAAAACAGCGGATATTGATAACATCGAAATCGTGGTTGCCAAAACCAAATACCCCCAAGGGGCTGAAAAAATGCTTATCAAACGGGTTATGGGTAAGACCGTGCCAAGTGGCGGTTTACCAATGGATGTTGGCGCAATCGTATGTAACGTCAGCACTGCCAAAGCGGTATCAGATGCAATCCAGTTAGGCATGCCGCTGGTTGAGCGCGTGATGACTGTCAGCGGAAATCGGATGA is a window encoding:
- a CDS encoding cyclodeaminase/cyclohydrolase family protein, which encodes MEFDAVGTNLSSISEKKCTEFVEALYSKAAVPGGGGAAALVGAIGTALAGMVGNLTTGKKKYAEYEDDIQRILKESLILQDRLLAMIDEDAKNFLPLSKAYGLPKETEEEKAFKEKTLEECTKVACSIPLEIVEVCYKAVLIQEELVGKGSALAISDVACGVQCLRAAMISGWVNVLINIKTIKDQDYVADVNNRIKPMLEKGIKICDRVYAQVEKQLS
- the rsxC gene encoding electron transport complex subunit RsxC; the encoded protein is MEDYTKFKLKRKEELEAVLTDKDDLFVIACNKCFKELDSFDEPECGLFEAIAKEQGKTIVGSAQIDFLCNEPLTSKSFEELLPKEAKNVFVISCGLGIQTIAGLAEIPVYAGSDSVIADGHHGMALTTTLCDACGQCYLNLTGGICPIVDCSKSLLNGQCGGAKNGKCEVDKEMDCGWQLIYDRLKKQGRLQELLDQPVELRDYSKVNYKFIDEYVKSVREERYEGYYGGIHPTEWKELSEHCSLVRFPEPVNVVIPMSQHAGAPAEPIVKVGQQVKMGQKIAQAVGLISSGIHASVSGTVVAVEPRRHPISGLDSLAVVIQSDGKNTLDESVKPAGELDKLSADEIIEIVREKGVVGMGGAGFPTAVKLKSPKPIELVLLNGCECEPILTADHQVLLAYADEVIYGLKAMMKASGAPKGVIAIEDNKLDAVELLQAKTADIDNIEIVVAKTKYPQGAEKMLIKRVMGKTVPSGGLPMDVGAIVCNVSTAKAVSDAIQLGMPLVERVMTVSGNRMNKPGNYLVKIGTSIKEIVNHCGDVVGDDVTIKIGGPMMGFAQENLNVPMLKCSNGIIAVETTVKEAVECIKCGRCVDVCPMELRPLYFTKYALSEDWEGMKTQNAMDCIECGCCEYICSSKIPIVERIKIGKTAIREGK
- a CDS encoding bifunctional 5,10-methylenetetrahydrofolate dehydrogenase/5,10-methenyltetrahydrofolate cyclohydrolase, yielding MAAKLLSGKEVSESVLAQVLKDANELKGKGIQVKMAIMRVGEDAGSISYEKSIITRMGKSNIEVESVQFPIDVTEADFIAKLEAINADKNIHSVLIFQPLPDQIDADKIKYMLSPEKDPDALNPTNLGKLMIADERGFFPCTAEGVMEMFKFYNIDVKGKDVVVINNSNVLGKPLTIMLTNEFATVTMCHVHTKDTASFTKKADIVVTACGIYGLVKPEMLSEDCILIDVAMSQMKDENKEFVLNAEGKKIRAGDAHVDCLDKVAMITSATPGCGGGTGPITTALLAAHVIKACKMQSGLL